Proteins found in one Aspergillus chevalieri M1 DNA, chromosome 2, nearly complete sequence genomic segment:
- the pkhB gene encoding putative sensor histidine kinase/response regulator (COG:T;~EggNog:ENOG410PFP0;~InterPro:IPR001610,IPR000014,IPR001789,IPR035965, IPR003594,IPR003661,IPR036890,IPR036097,IPR011006, IPR000700,IPR013656,IPR004358,IPR005467;~PFAM:PF00072,PF00512,PF02518,PF08448;~go_function: GO:0000155 - phosphorelay sensor kinase activity [Evidence IEA];~go_function: GO:0016772 - transferase activity, transferring phosphorus-containing groups [Evidence IEA];~go_process: GO:0000160 - phosphorelay signal transduction system [Evidence IEA];~go_process: GO:0007165 - signal transduction [Evidence IEA];~go_process: GO:0016310 - phosphorylation [Evidence IEA]), protein MMGEVRSMRTPPLPSPAEAPSPVAASQSYPHPPHEPRGPTASVSTPSSFLPIDNDDGGSAMLDDTLRIANTHAASLQHQQTPDVSCISPNNIPSENKSSDSGKGSQEDHGRSLQTLRELRRQMEELLAYQQMQQQSQDQDATAAAAAPPSREVFASPALPPPAPPSATRDDPLPCSSSPHESSKKRRISNDESPQLPASSSSDAMPSAATYSDSTSSAGTIRPPDSSNNPMLAGQTPSYPFPRMYPSPSTAAARSAQESSPMLNHSHFKLTLPAEKLKFNKGPSSQPSDERPPPVMKTPTPHSVFLPPQHKPVMEDPIYPSPTLYDITLQLNADPGLEAWWSNVVNILQTSYGAERASLAVPGDATDLENVPWGQKAVFDQSLYEDPDSIHHLYSETTRAGPSGADSQNSGTMANNTTTNNVNTANNTMESHSRSGSASALKRPSLLSRHSFAGFGKDRKHATDSDPSQLLHKMKAENAQSTIATNAMDVDFGLSRSIPTDNRDKANVTTPQAQSLDDTLITTPQHGYRQAVFPIPRPLEVESDPLIKRTGVVKLFGRTKPVVLTREYSKGSTNVCSEQHGGTARSPADDKVQVTPTAEPIRPGVPQTPSRPGGSTLQAPALVPGLPPSMEVSDEYEQVPPSPWSQSPAPSPAPRAQAEQNPFFVSYSVDESAFAKNPPPHDYSNLEPLQAIGVDLAKSVVHIPLLHAGSSKQPSSSTLRFPVAVISILSPIIPYPSNLRQSLAYLMPHLTTSFCLAQQYSQLERQFVSRLETPRYGHLLGLGGTFSDESSELELVAGLSGHVNYRVAEDGTISAHASLSSPDEKSNSTKLSPPIPGGPGGTPGFELGTLGAATANNTDQNDVSGASTKLSGDAADSYFNVPQQQHKSFREALMYQQRHRLSKTKHVTVPDPASPGKSLVKASTEEDSSLQDPNAVAPSSQQGSQAAVSPTQPSNSRHPSANSLYAQLQREIPRPFSDTVAQLMLNSVPLHLFLAKPQSGEVIWTNSKFDAYRRSQPQEQKMRDPWQNIHSSEREHVSQEWANALRTGSQFTERVRVKRFNDEAAYRWFIFRANPLLSSTGEVLYWIGSFLDIHEQHIAELKAAQEREKFATDAKYRAFSNSIPQVVFEAAEYRGLIFANEQWHLYTGQKLEEALNFGFAKHIHSDDLEKCGLLSHHLIGKTDSKDPASSELPKGKNAPPERHFGHGFTPALDELVKRGVASVQQDENGRVFYSTEIRLRSKGGDFRWHLVRLVRVETSSFGNGEASWYGTCTDINDRKNLERELNKAMQQLNNQMESKTKFFSNMSHEIRTPLNGILGTIPFILDTQLDTDQRRMLDTIQNSSTNLRELVDNILDVSRVEAGKMSLVNSWFHVRSVIEDVIDTVASRAIDKSLEINYLMDVDVPPTVIGDRFRIRQVLINLVGNAVKFTSQGEIHICCSIHHDSSALAKDTELLLNFDVVDTGKGFSARDAERLMQRFSQLGQNGSQQHAGSGLGLFLSKQLVEMHGGKLTPSSKEGQGAKFSFYVKVDAPPPTTPEEQSKARQQKESDTQTKPSQESAKGPEAPASEIPASHPSTSTESSAQPVPPIPSENPSVATPDASVAKTDAPKQTGPDQPAPAPVTESGPRASKAAPAAEPKPSPQQANPCSILILCPLENTRKAIQQHIQQVVPHEVPFTIKAYPDIDDWRDMVNEGTGSSMTHLVLNLPNVDDVMDVIQYVSECEPTAAPTLVLISDLYQKRQVNPKIKELSASGRKIYTVPKPVKPSAFSAIFDPDNRRDLSKDRNQDMAREINNNFKTMSKMVKEVIGNKGYRVLLVEDDETNRMVMLKYLDKIKVMAETASNGQECTEMVFSKEPGYYSLIICDIQMPVKNGYDTCREVRGWELKNHYPQIPIMALSANAMTDQIKDAARAGFNDYVTKPIKHNELGKMMMGLLDPNRPLLLLRDRLREDNDNDDSHREE, encoded by the exons ATGATGGGGGAAGTTCGCAGCATGAGGACGCCTCCGCTTCCATCGCCGGCCGAGGCTCCTTCGCCTGTCGCCGCGTCCCAGTCCTatcctcaccctcctcatGAACCTCGTGGTCCTACTGCTTCTGTCTCTACtccctcctcttttctcccaATAGACAACGATGATGGCGGAAGTGCTATGCTGGACGATACCCTGCGGATAGCTAACACTCATGCTGCATCTTTGCAGCATCAACAGACTCCGGACGTGTCCTGTATATCGCCGAATAATATTCCTTCCGAGAACAAGAGCTCCGACTCGGGAAAAGGGTCTCAAGAGGATCACGGTCGAAGCCTGCAGACCCTGAGAGAGCTACGGAGACAGATGGAAGAATTGCTGGCCTACCAACAGATGCAACAACAATCCCAGGATCAAGACGCcactgctgccgctgccgctcCGCCCAGTCGAGAAGTTTTtgcttctcctgctcttcccCCCCCTGCCCCTCCTTCTGCCACGCGAGACGATCCGTTGCCTTGTTCCTCGAGTCCCCACGAATCCTCCAAGAAACGGCGCATCTCCAATGACGAATCTCCGCAACTTCCtgcttcctcgtcctccgaTGCCATGCCATCTGCAGCCACATACTCCGATTCCACCAGTTCTGCTGGTACCATCCGCCCCCCAGATTCCAGTAATAACCCCATGCTCGCTGGGCAGACTCCATCCTATCCGTTCCCCAGGATGTATCCCTCGCcatccaccgccgccgccagaTCGGCGCAGGAGTCATCACCAATGCTCAACCACAGTCATTTCAAATTGACTCTCCCCGCAGAAAAGTTGAAATTCAACAAGGGTCCCTCCTCGCAGCCGTCGGATGAGCGACCGCCCCCGGTGATGAAGACGCCAACACCTCACAGCGTCTTCCTGCCGCCACAACACAAACCCGTCATGGAAGATCCGATATACCCCAGTCCAACCCTGTACGATATTACCCTTCAACTCAATGCGGACCCGGGCCTCGAAGCTTGGTGGTCCAACGTTGTCAACATCTTACAGACATCTTATGGCGCGGAGCGGGCTTCATTGGCGGTTCCCGGGGACGCGACGGACTTGGAGAACGTGCCATGGGGACAAAAAGCGGTGTTTGACCAAAGCCTCTACGAAGATCCAGACAGCATCCACCATCTCTACAGCGAGACGACTCGGGCAGGGCCTAGCGGAGCGGACTCGCAGAACAGTGGGACAATGGCGAATAACACTACCACCAACAACGTCAACACTGCCAATAACACCATGGAGAGCCACTCGCGGTCGGGGTCGGCATCTGCCCTCAAACGGCCATCACTTCTGTCGCGGCATTCATTTGCTGGTTTTGGGAAGGACCGCAAGCATGCCACTGATTCGGATCCGTCGCAACTACTGCATAAGATGAAAGCCGAGAATGCGCAGTCAACTATCGCCACCAATGCTATGGACGTGGATTTTGGCCTCTCGCGAAGTATTCCGACAGACAATCGCGACAAGGCGAACGTGACGACGCCCCAGGCGCAGTCACTTGATGACACCTTAATCACAACACCGCAGCACGGCTACCGACAAGCGGTCTTCCCAATTCCCCGGCCATTGGAAGTCGAGTCGGATCCACTCATCAAAAGAACGGGTGTCGTCAAGCTGTTTGGCCGCACCAAGCCAGTTGTCCTGACCCGGGAATATTCGAAGGGATCGACAAACGTCTGCTCAGAGCAACATGGTGGAACGGCTCGGTCCCCCGCGGACGACAAGGTCCAGGTCACTCCGACGGCTGAACCAATCCGCCCCGGTGTCCCCCAAACCCCTTCTCGACCTGGTGGCTCgaccctccaggctccggcACTTGTTCCTGGGTTGCCACCGTCAATGGAAGTTTCGGACGAGTATGAGCAAGTTCCTCCATCGCCCTGGTCACAGTCACCTGCGCCATCGCCGGCTCCGCGAGCACAGGCTGAACAAAATCCGTTCTTCGTCAGTTATTCGGTCGACGAGTCGGCATTTGCGAAAAACCCCCCTCCACACGATTATTCCAACCTTGAGCCCTTGCAAGCGATCGGGGTCGATCTCGCGAAGTCCGTTGTGCACATTCCTCTCCTGCATGCTGGCAGCTCCAAGCAGCCCTCCTCATCCACTTTGCGGTTCCCCGTTGCTGTTATTTCCATTCTATCGCCCATAATCCCTTACCCGTCGAATCTGCGACAGTCGCTTGCGTATCTGATGCCACATTTAACAACGTCATTCTGTTTGGCGCAGCAATACAGTCAGCTGGAACGACAATTTGTTTCTCGTCTCGAAACGCCACGGTACGGACATCTGTTGGGTCTGGGTGGGACATTTTCAGATGAGAGCAGCGAACTGGAGCTTGTGGCTGGCTTGAGCGGACACGTCAACTACAGAGTGGCGGAAGATGGAACTATTTCAGCACATGCCAGCCTATCGAGTCCCGATGAGAAGTCCAATTCGACCAAACTCAGTCCTCCCATTCCCGGAGGGCCTGGTGGCACACCTGGGTTCGAGCTGGGCACTCTAGGGGCTGCGACTGCCAATAACACCGACCAGAACGACGTTTCTGGAGCATCTACCAAACTGAGCGGCGATGCGGCAGATAGCTATTTCAATGttccgcagcagcaacacaAGAGCTTCCGTGAAGCCCTTATGTACCAACAACGACATAGACTCTCAAAGACAAAACATGTGACGGTGCCGGACCCTGCGTCGCCAGGAAAGTCTTTAGTCAAGGCCTCGACTGAAGAGGATTCGTCTTTGCAAGACCCAAATGCTGTGGCCCCGTCCTCTCAGCAGGGGTCCCAGGCGGCCGTTTCGCCCACCCAACCGTCGAATTCACGTCACCCGTCAGCGAACTCGTTATATGCGCAGTTGCAACGCGAAATCCCCCGTCCGTTTTCTGATACTGTTGCGCAGTTGATGCTCAACTCGGTGCCGCTCCATTTGTTTCTGGCCAAACCACAGAGTGGTGAAGTGATTTGGACCAATTCCAAATTCGATGCTTACCGGAGGAGTCAACCCCAAGAACAGAAAATGCGGGACCCGTGGCAAAACATTCACAGCAGCGAGCGCGAGCATGTCTCGCAAGAATGGGCTAATGCGTTACGGACCGGTTCTCAATTTACTGAACGAGTGCGGGTTAAACGCTTCAATGACGAAGCTGCCTACCGTTGGTTCATTTTCAGGGCCAATCCATTGCTCTCGTCAACAGGGGAGGTCTTGTATTGGATCGGGTCTTTCCTCGATATTCACGAACAGCATATCGCCGAGTTAAAGGCCGCGCAAGAACGAGAGAAGTTCGCGACCGACGCCAAATACCGAGCATTTTCCAATTCGATTCCGCAAGTGGTCTTCGAAGCCGCAGAATACCGTGGCCTGATTTTCGCGAACGAGCAATGGCATCTGTATACGGGCCAGAAACTCGAGGAGGCGCTCAATTTCGGCTTCGCAAAACACATTCATTCCGACGATCTCGAAAAGTGCGGCCTGCTCTCCCACCACCTTATCGGCAAGACCGACTCGAAAGACCCAGCATCCTCAGAACTTCCCAAGGGAAAAAATGCACCTCCTGAGCGGCACTTTGGCCATGGATTCACCCCGGCCCTAGACGAACTCGTGAAGCGTGGTGTTGCCTCCGTGCAACAGGACGAAAATGGACGGGTGTTCTATTCGACTGAGATTCGTCTTCGCTCCAAGGGGGGCGACTTCCGTTGGCACCTAGTCCGCTTGGTTCGAGTCGAAACAAGCAGTTTTGGCAATGGCGAAGCATCGTGGTACGGGACGTGTACCGACATCAACGACCGGAAGAACCTGGAGCGGGAGCTGAACAAGGCCATGCAACAACTGAACAACCAAATGGAATCCAAGACCAAGTTCTTCAGCAACATGTCCCACGAGATCCGAACCCCGCTCAACGGAATCCTTGGCACTATCCCGTTCATCCTCGACACCCAGTTGGACACGGACCAACGGCGAATGCTGGACACCATCCAAAACAGCTCTACCAACTTACGTGAACTGGTCGACAACATTCTCGATGTCTCCCGCGTGGAGGCCGGTAAGATGTCGTTGGTGAATTCCTGGTTCCACGTCCGGTCCGTGATTGAAGACGTGATCGATACCGTGGCGTCGAGAGCTATCGACAAGAGCCTGGAGATCAACTACCTGATGGACGTCGACGTGCCGCCAACGGTCATTGGTGATCGATTCCGTATCCGTCAAGTGCTCATCAACCTTGTGGGTAACGCAGTCAAGTTCACATCGCAGGGAGAGATCCACATCTGCTGCTCGATCCACCATGACTCATCCGCCTTGGCGAAGGACACGGAGTTGTTGTTGAACTTTGACGTCGTCGATACCGGCAAAGGCTTCAGCGCCAGAGATGCAGAGCGTTTGATGCAGCGATTCAGTCAACTTGGACAAAACGGGTCACAGCAGCATGCAGGCAGCGGATTGGGATTATTCCTTTCCAAACAGCTGGTAGAGATGCACGGTGGTAAATTAACACCCAGCAGCAAAGAAGGCCAAGGTGCGAAGTTCTCGTTTTACGTCAAAGTCGATGCACCTCCTCCAACAACGCCGGAGGAGCAGTCTAAGGCCCGTCAGCAAAAGGAATCAGATACGCAGACAAAGCCAAGCCAAGAATCAGCTAAAGGTCCAGAGGCTCCTGCGTCCGAGATCCCGGCTTCTCATCCATCTACCAGCACCGAATCTTCGGCACAACCTGTGCCACCGATTCCTTCCGAAAACCCGTCTGTCGCGACACCAGACGCCAGCGTTGCCAAAACGGATGCTCCCAAACAGACCGGCCCTGATCAACCAGCACCGGCACCAGTGACAGAATCTGGTCCGCGAGCGAGCAAGGCTGCACCAGCTGCAGAACCAAAGCCATCACCTCAACAAGCCAATCCTTGTTCGATTCTGATTCTCTGTCCGCTTGAAAACACGCGCAAGGCCATCCAGCAGCATATTCAACAGGTGGTACCTCATGAAGTTCCATTCACGATCAAAGCGTATCCTGATATCGACGATTGGAGGGATATGGTAAACGAGGGCACTGGCTCCAGCATGACTCACTTGGTTCTCAATCTGCCTAATGTCGACGACGTTATGGATGTGATTCAATACGTTTCCGAGTGCGAACCGACTGCTGCGCCGACGCTGGTTCTTATTTCTGATCTTTATCAGAAGCGTCAAGTCAACCCGAAGATCAAAGAGTTGTCTGCAAGTGGGAGGAAGATCTACACGGTACCAAAGCCGGTCAAACCTTCGGCGTTCTCGGCCATCTTCGACCCTGACAACAGGCGCGACCTCAGCAAAGATCGGAACCAAGATATGGCAAGGGAGATCAACAACAATTTCAAGACCATGTCTAAGATGGTCAAAGAAGTCATTGGCAACAAAGGCTATCGGGTATTGCTTGTCGAGGATGATGAAACGAATCGCATG GTCATGTTGAAATACCTTGACAAGATTAAAGTCATGGCCGAAACCGCATCTAATGGCCAGGAGTGCACGGAAATGGTCTTCTCCAAAGAGCCAGGCTACTACTCCCTCATTATT TGCGACATTCAAATGCCAGTCAAGAACGGTTACGACACTTGTCGAGAGGTCCGTGGCTGGGAACTCAAGAACCATTACCCTCAAATCCCAATCATGGCCTTGTCGGCGAATGCAATGACAGATCAGATCAAAGACGCAGCGCGTGCCGGTTTCAACGACTACGTGACCAAGCCCATCAAGCATAACGAACTTGGAAAGATGATGATGGGACTACTCGATCCCAATCGACCTCTGCTTTTGCTTCGTGATAGACTCCGAGAAGACAATGACAACGACGACAGTCATCGCGAAGAATAA
- a CDS encoding KxDL motif-containing protein (COG:S;~EggNog:ENOG410PQND;~InterPro:IPR019371;~PFAM:PF10241): MAATQRYQPPTLPINVPSKAPAPAGLYPIGRVAGSPPDVENTSMTAGSRTSGGFGYSSGSDYESSNGSYSGVDVVDVLNDRMQETFDPTPLDKGLVKQAQTSGHLNAKQRELMELQALAQRRLKGARSNFSEGIKVARETKRDLEWTQKRVNALKTKAEAAHPEEYRRASKKYAFQDDDY, translated from the exons ATGGCTGCCACCCAGCGTTACCAACCACCCACCCTCCCCATCAATGTCCCTTCCAAGGCTCCCGCCCCGGCTGGCCTCTACCCCATTGGCCGGGTCGCTGGCTCTCCACCTGATGTCGAAAATACCAGCATGACGGCTGGTAGCCGGACATCGGGAGGCTTTGGCTATAGCTCCGGGAGCGACTATGAATCCAGTAACGGATCATACTCGGGTGTCGACGTTGTCGATGTCCTGAACGACCGCATGCAGGAGACGTTTGATCCCACTCCATTGGACAAAGGATTGGTGAAGCAAGCGCAAAC CTCCGGCCACCTTAACGCCAAACAAAGAGAACTCATGGAACTGCAAGCTCTCGCCCAGCGTCGTCTAAAAGGCGCTCGTTCGAACTTCTCGGAGGGCATCAAAGTCGCCCGCGAGACCAAGCGTGACCTCGAATGGACCCAGAAGCGCGTCAA TGCTCTGAAGACGAAAGCCGAAGCCGCACACCCCGAAGAATACCGACGGGCGTCGAAGAAATACGCCTTCCAAGATGACGACTACTAA